One Archangium violaceum genomic window, TGAGCTGCCGGGCGCGTTTGATGAGGCCGAGGCCATCGGCCGGCTGGCGCTGGAACTTCTGCGGGCCGCCGGTGACTCCCTGGACGCGGGTGGGCGGGCGCGCGGGGATGGCCACCTCGTCGCCCGGGTAGATGAGCATCGGGTTGGGGCGCTTCTTGCGGAGCGCCGCGTTCTCGGGGGCCTGGTAGAGGGCCTGCCAGTCGTCGACGAACCCGTACTTCTCCGCGATGCTGGTCAGGGTATCGCCCTGCTGAACCTTGTGTGTCTTGGGCATGGGACGGTCTTCCTGTCATCAGCCCCGGCCGAGGTTTCCATCCAGCTTGGGGAAGGAAATCCAATACTTGCCGGGCGGTACGTTCTCGACGCGCGCGCGGCCGTTGGCGTCGACCTTGCCGCTCTTCTTCGTGCCGTCCTCCAGCTCGATCTCGAACTCCACGTCCTTGAGGGGTTTGCCCTCCTCGTCCTTGAGCTCGAACTCCATGTGGGGCTTCTTCGGGTCGGCGTCGGGGAGCTCCTCGATGTCCTTGTTCTTGACGGACCTGCCCGACACCGAGCCGGCCCCGAGCAGCTTGACCTTGCCACCCTTCGCCGTGACGGCGGAGCCGTCGAGGGTGATGGTCTTGCCGGCCAGCGTGATGGCTCCCGACTTCTCGACGCAGAGGTACAGCTTGTCGCCGACGATGACGGAGAACTTGTCCGCCGACAGGCTGAATGTCTTGGCCAGCCAGCTCGAGGGCTCGACGACGGTCACCTCGGTGTCGAGCCCCGTCTGGGTCTTGGAGTCCTTGCCGACGGTGAGCGTGCAGACCCCGGTGACTTCTATCTGGAAATCACCCCCCACCTTCGTCTCCTTGTCCTTGGCGACCGTCTCCTGCCGGCTGCCGAGGACGAGCTCGGTGTGGGCGGCGCCGATCTGCTCGAGGAACGCCGCGCCCACGGCCTCGTTGTAGGCGAGCGCCACATTGACGATGGAGCCAGCGCCGATGGTGGTGGCCTTGGCCGCGCCCACGCTCTCCGAAGACGTCTGGAGGACGTCCACCTGGAGCTCCTGGGCCACGGTGATGGACTGATTGCCCTCCACGTCCTCGGAGTGGCTGCCCGACACCGAGGTGGTGCGGTTGCCCTTCACCAGGAGGGACTGATTGCCCTCGATGAGGCCCGTGTCGTCCAGCTGGACGTTCAGCGTCTGATTTCCCTCGATGGTGCGCTGGCGCTCCTTCTTCACCAGGAGGTCCTCGTAGCCGACGACGTGCTGGGACTTGTCGTTCTCGGTGACGAGGTCCTCGTCCTTCTGGGCATGGGTGAAGATCTCCTCCTCACCCGCCGCGTCTTCAATCCGGAACTCGTTGAAGCCGTCGCTGCCCAGGCTGGAGGCGCTCTTGAGCGTGGACTTCGTCTTGTCGTCCGGCAGCGCGTAGGGCGTGGGGTTGCCCCCGTTGTAGACGGTGCCGGCGATGAGGGGCCTGTCCGGGTTGCCCTCGAGGAAGCGCACCACCACTTCCTGGCCGATGCGCGGCAGGTACACCGCGCCCCACGCCGGGCCCCCCCATGTCTGGCTCACGCGCACCCAGCACGAGGCCTTGTCGTCCCGCTGGCCCTCCCGGTCCCAGTGGAACTGCACCTTGATGCGCCCGTGCTCGTCCGTGTGGATTTCCTCTCCCGAGGGCCCCACCACCGTGGCCGTCTGCAAACCCATGAGGTGCGGCACGGCGGTCGTCCGCCTCGGCCGGAAGGGGACGCTGGATGGCATGCACTTGAAGTGGTTGCGGTACAGGCTGCCTGGCGCCTCGCTGTGTCCGGGGGTCTCCGGCTGCCGGCCCCAGTGCACCACCTCCACCGCCACGTACTCGCCGGCGTAGGTGCCTTCGTCCTCCACCTCGAAGCGGTAGCCCGCCGTCAGCCGGGGGCAGACTCCCTCGCCCTCCAGCGTACGTGCCGCCTGCACCGCCTCCTCCAGGCGGACCTTCGCCGCGCCCTTGCCCACCGCGGGCGCCACGTACTCGCCCGGGTAGTCGTACACCTCCAGCGCGTCCTGGCCGTTGCTGGAATCCTGCGTCCTGCCCGACACGTCCAGCGCGGGCTTCTCGAAATCGAAGTCCTTGAGGTGCACCTTGCCCGGCCTCATCCGGTGCACCCGCTGCAGCGAGGACACGAACTCCCCGGTCGCCGCCCGCCGGTCGTTGTCGCGCAGAGGCAGCTTCGCTCCGCCTGGAAGCGCCTCGTGCACGTTGGGCTTGTCGCCCACCACCATCACGTGCCCGCCCTCGGTGTGCTCGAAGAAGTAGAAGAGGCCCTCCCACTCCATCAGCCGGCTGACGAAGGCGAAGTCCGTCTCCCGGTACTGGGTGCAGTACTCGCGCGCCTCGTAGCTGCCGCTCAGCGACAGCTTCACCTGCACGCCACCCTCCTCCAGCACCGCTTTGACGATTTGCGGCACCGTCCTGCCCTGGAAGATGCGGCTGCGCTTCACCTGGCTCAGCCACCACACCCTGGGGACGACCCACACGCGGTAGCGCCAGAGCCCGGCTTCCTGGCCCAGCGAGTCCACCGCGCGCACCAGCCCGTGCACGTAGCGAGCGCCGCCATCAGGCAGCTCCACCTTCAGCAGCGCCTCGCTTCCGAGCATCTCCTGGGCTTCCAGCGGCTCGGGCGCCAGGGGGTGGAAGTCCACTCGGAACTCGTACGGGCGGCTCAGCGCCTCCGTTCCCATGAAACGGCTGACGACCAGTTGCCCTGGCTCGTGCGGTTTGACCGAGAAAGAGACGGCGGGCGCTCGTGTTCCTGCCATGGTGCATCCCCTTTTGCCGTTTCAGGGGAGCGTAATCGGTTGTCTGACAGGCGACAATCGAGCCCGGCTCTTGGTGGACGAGCCTACGGCGCCTTCACCACCAGCCGCAGGCCGGTGGGCAAGCGAGTCGTGTCCTTGATGTTGTTCCAGCGCTTGATGTCCTCGACGGACACGCCGTAGCGCTGGGCGACGCTCCACAGCGACTCTCCCGCGGCCAGCTCGTGCACGCCGCTGGGGCGGCCCGCGTTGCCGGCGGGGGCGCGCTGGGCGATGACGGTGCCCGCGCGCTCCTCCACCTGCTTGGGGGCGTTGTCCGGCCACAAGTAGAGCACGGAGCCCACCTTCAGGGCCTTCTTGCTGGCGCGCACCGTCAGGTTGTTCCACTTCCGGATGTCGTCCACGTTCACCTGGAAGCGCTGGGCGATGGCCCACAGGCTGTCACCCGACTGCACGCCGTAGGTGACGCGCTTGCGGCCGTTGATGGTCTCCGTCTTGATGGGGCCGGTGGCCACCGGACCGCGCGGCGTCCCCGCAGGCACCTCGTCCTCGGGGCGCAGCACCGACACGCCGCTGCGCCGCGCCTGCGCCACCTTGCGGGCCAGCGCGCTCGCTCCACCGGCCGGTTTGCCTCCACCGCGCACGGCTGGCACGGGAATCACCAGCTCCGCGTTCACCCTCAGCGTTCGCACGCTCTTGAGCCGGTTCATCTGCAGGATGGCCTCGGGGGCCGTGCCGTAGGTGAGGGCGATCTGCGACAGCGTGTCGCCTCGCTTCACCTTGTGGACGCGGAAGGTGAGCCGCTCCTTGGGTGACAGGCGCGCGAAGTTCTCCGCGAACTGCTGGGCCGAGCCCTTGGGCAGGCGCAGGACGTAGGGGTTCTTCGCGGTCGCGGGCGGGGTGCACCAGCGCCGCAGCTCGGGGTTGAGGTCCTGGATCTGCGCCACGGACACGCCGGCCGCCCGGGCGATGACATCCAGGTCGGTGGCGTCGGTGAGCTTCACCTCGTCGAAGGTGAGGGGCTGCTCGTAGACGAACTCCTGCTCGGAGAAGCCGAAGGCCGCGGGGTGCTTGGCGATGAGCGCCGCGGCGATGAGCTTGGGCACGTAGTGCCGCGTCTCCAGCGCCAGTCCCTTCTCCGCGGGGGAGGAGATGGCCCAGAAGTCGTTCGTGCCCAGCCGCTCCATCAACCGCCGCACCCGGCCGCTGCCCGTGTTGTAGCCCGCCCACGCCAGGTACCAGTGGCCCAGCTCGGCGTAGAGGTCCTTCAGGTAGCGCGCGGCGGCGTAGGTGGCCTTGATGGGATCCCTGCGCTCGTCCACCCAGAAGTCCTGGCGCAGCCCGTACTGGCGGCCGGTGCTGGCGATGAACTGCCAGGGTCCGGAGGCGTGCGCCCACGAGTAGGCGGTGGGGGAGAAGCCGCTCTCGATCATCGCCAGGTACACCGTGTCACGAGGCAGCCCGTGGGCCTCGAGGATGGGCTGCATCACCGGCAGGTAGCGCGTGGAACGGCTCACCCACTTGCTGAACCACTTGCGGCCCGGCCCCTGGAAGAACTGGATGTACTGGGCCACCAGCGGCTGCATCTCCACCGGGATGTCGTAGCGGGCCTGCACCCGCGAGACGTCGAAGTTGGAGAGGTCCGTCATGAGCGGCAGCTCGCCGGTCTCCTCGTCCTCGCGGAAGGTGGGCTCCTCCAGCGCGTCCAGCATGCGCAGGCGCAGCGGGTTGGCCATGCCCAGGCGGCGCAGCGACTGGAGCACCTCGGCGTTGGGCCGGGCGCCGGGATCCAACGTGGCCCCCTCCAGGGCCCGCAGCTCCTCGAGCTCGGTGGACTCCTCCGAGGCCTCGTCCTCCTCGGCGGCCCCGGCGTCCTCGGTGGGCTCGTTCGCCAGATCCTTGAGGATCTCCTCGGCGGATTGGATGGGGACCGCGGGCTCCTGGGCGGCGCCCGCTACGCGCATCGGCTTGTCTTCGGCGCCGGGCGCCCGCATGGCGGGGGGGACCGAGGGCGTCGGCACCGCGTCCCTGGACGGCGGGACGGAGGCGAGAACCAGGAGGAGCAGGCTGAAGGGCGGCATGGTCACCTGGAGGCCGGCTGCCGGGTGGGCCGGGTTGATTGGGGTCTCAAGTGTTCGATGCTTTTCAATCCGCTCAAACAAGCATCCAGGCGGGCCATCTTCCCTCCGGACGCTTTAAGCGGGAAGAATCGTACCGCCTGGATGTGTTTCACGGCTTGCGCTTCACTTCCAGTGGCTTGCCATGGCCGGGGCCGAGGATCTTCGGCACGTAGGTGGCGAAGTCGAAGTGAGGCGAGTTCTCCGGGTTGTGGCAGGTGACGCACACGGCCTGCCCCGGGTGGGCGGTGATGTTGTCGGTGGAGGGGTCCTCGACGTGGAGGGAGCCCGGGCCGTGGCAGCTCTCGCACCCCACGTTCTCGCGGCCGGCCACCTTGTCCAGGCGGCACACTCCGCCGGGCTGCTCCCAGCCGGTGACGTGGCAGCTGGTGCAGTTGAGGTGGAACTGCTTGCCCACCTCCTCCAGCGTCTTCCAGGCCCGGGTGTGCTTGGAGGCCTCCCACACCGGGAAGGTGTCCGCGTGGCACTCGGCACAGGCGGCGCTGCCCACGAAGGCGGCCTGTCCCTTCTGGGGGGCCGGGCAGTCCTGACCGTGCTCCCGGGCCCACTCCAGGTTCATCTTCCCCACGTCCGCGTCATAGGCGTTCACCACCGCCAGGGTGTCCGGATCCGAGGGGAGGGTGGACTCGAGGGGGACGAAGCGCAGGGTGAAGCTGTCGGTGTCCCCGGCCGCGGCCACCGGCGCGGTGAGCAGGGCCTGCCGGCGCGCGACCAGCTCCTCGCGCTTCTGCTGCTTGAGGCGCTTGAGTTGGGGGTCGACGCCAGGGAGGTTGATCTCCCTGTCCAGCAGCTCCATGCGCCGGTCGATGGAGGCGGCCTCCTTCTCGGCGTCCTCCGCCGTCTTCTGCGGGGTGAAGCGGCCCGGCTTCGCGCCGTAGGACAGGTCCACGCGCAGCAGCGAGCGGCCCTTGCTCTGCAGCGCGACCACGGGCACCGCGTCGCGCGTCAGCTTGTTCTGCTCGCCGTCGAACTCGGAGGCGGTGTGGGTGGCCAGCACCAGGTCCACGCCGAGCTCCGGCGTGGCGGCGGCCCGCTGCGCGTCCTCCATGGTGCCGTGGAAGAGGCCCACCACGAAGGAGGCGCCCCCGGCCCGGGCCCTGGCACCGGCCTGCTTCAACCCGGCCGCGTCCGAGGCACTCACCACACCCACCTTGCGAGCCCCCGCGGCAATCACCTTCTCCCCGCCGGGCGCGAGCTCGGGCAGTCCCAGCCCCTGGCGGAAGTCGGCGCCGCGCGTGTCGTCCAGCTCGCCCACCGCGCGCACCTTCAGGCCCATGTGCTTCATGGCCTCGGCGAGCGCCTTCGCCTTGCGCTCCTCCTGGGGCACCTGCTCCGGCTTCAGGGTGGAGTGCCCGAAGAGGCTGTCACCGCCGTCCACGTAGAAGACGGGCAGGGCGCCCTTTCCGGCCTCCTTCACCTGCGAAGCCGCGCGCGCGATGCCTCCGCGCATGTTCTCGCTGCAGCCGCAGGGGCCCAGGTAGCCGCGCACGTCGGCGGAGAAGAACAGGATGGCCCCTCGGGCCTCCGTCTTCGCCGGGGTGTCCACGCGCGGGGCCGCTTCCGCCTCGGCGGGGCGCGACTCCTTGCGCGAGCACCCCGAGAGCGCCGCCAACAAGGCCATGCTGGTGACGAGCCGCCTCACGGCGTCACCAGATGATGCTCTGCACCAGCTCGTCGATCTTCTCACCCATCTTCTCCAGTCCGTTCACCTTGGACAGGCTGCCGTCGGCACCGACCTGCTCGGCCAGCTTGCTCAGCTCGTCGTCCGGGAGGCTGGAGAAGAGGATGATGGGGATGTCCTGGGTGCCGTACTCGTTCTTGAGCGTGCGGCAGATGTCCGTGCCCTTGGCCTCGGGCATGTGGATGTCCGTGAGGATGAGGTCCGGCTTCCACGTCTGCAGGGTCTTCTCGAACTCCATCAACGTGGATGTGGCGACGACCTCGTAGCCGCGCGCCTCCAGCACGGCCTTCTCCATGGCGAGGGTGATCTCGCTGTCGTCGATGAGGAGGATTTTGCGCTTCTCTTGCACGGCGACCTCTTCCTGGGCGGCCTTTTCTAGCCCAGGGCTGTTGATGGCTCCAAGGGTTTCTCGTCAGGCTGGAATCCAGGGGGGAGGTGTCGTCCGCTACCCTGGAAGCCGGGCGAGCATCCAGAACATTATTGATGTTGCGGGTCGGGGTCGCGGTGGGCAGTAAGAGGCGGCCATGAGCCGCGCCCTGACTGGACTGTGCCTCCTGCTGTCCGTCCTCCTGCCGCCGGGGGCCTGGGCCCTCAACAACGGTCTGGGGGATCCTCCCCCCTCGGTGGACCGGCAGACGCCCTACGCGGCGGCCAAGGGGTTCTCCGATGCCGTCCACAAGGGGAACTACGAGCTGGCCGCCCACTACCTGGACCTGGACTACCTCCCCCTGGCCCAACAGAAGGCGGAGGGCGCCCGGCTGGCCCAGCGCCTCAAGTACGTCCTGGACCACAAGCTGCCTCTGGGGGCCATCACCAACCTGAGCAAGGCGCCGGAGGGCGATCCGGAGAA contains:
- a CDS encoding multiheme c-type cytochrome — protein: MALLAALSGCSRKESRPAEAEAAPRVDTPAKTEARGAILFFSADVRGYLGPCGCSENMRGGIARAASQVKEAGKGALPVFYVDGGDSLFGHSTLKPEQVPQEERKAKALAEAMKHMGLKVRAVGELDDTRGADFRQGLGLPELAPGGEKVIAAGARKVGVVSASDAAGLKQAGARARAGGASFVVGLFHGTMEDAQRAAATPELGVDLVLATHTASEFDGEQNKLTRDAVPVVALQSKGRSLLRVDLSYGAKPGRFTPQKTAEDAEKEAASIDRRMELLDREINLPGVDPQLKRLKQQKREELVARRQALLTAPVAAAGDTDSFTLRFVPLESTLPSDPDTLAVVNAYDADVGKMNLEWAREHGQDCPAPQKGQAAFVGSAACAECHADTFPVWEASKHTRAWKTLEEVGKQFHLNCTSCHVTGWEQPGGVCRLDKVAGRENVGCESCHGPGSLHVEDPSTDNITAHPGQAVCVTCHNPENSPHFDFATYVPKILGPGHGKPLEVKRKP
- the tssI gene encoding type VI secretion system tip protein TssI/VgrG — protein: MAGTRAPAVSFSVKPHEPGQLVVSRFMGTEALSRPYEFRVDFHPLAPEPLEAQEMLGSEALLKVELPDGGARYVHGLVRAVDSLGQEAGLWRYRVWVVPRVWWLSQVKRSRIFQGRTVPQIVKAVLEEGGVQVKLSLSGSYEAREYCTQYRETDFAFVSRLMEWEGLFYFFEHTEGGHVMVVGDKPNVHEALPGGAKLPLRDNDRRAATGEFVSSLQRVHRMRPGKVHLKDFDFEKPALDVSGRTQDSSNGQDALEVYDYPGEYVAPAVGKGAAKVRLEEAVQAARTLEGEGVCPRLTAGYRFEVEDEGTYAGEYVAVEVVHWGRQPETPGHSEAPGSLYRNHFKCMPSSVPFRPRRTTAVPHLMGLQTATVVGPSGEEIHTDEHGRIKVQFHWDREGQRDDKASCWVRVSQTWGGPAWGAVYLPRIGQEVVVRFLEGNPDRPLIAGTVYNGGNPTPYALPDDKTKSTLKSASSLGSDGFNEFRIEDAAGEEEIFTHAQKDEDLVTENDKSQHVVGYEDLLVKKERQRTIEGNQTLNVQLDDTGLIEGNQSLLVKGNRTTSVSGSHSEDVEGNQSITVAQELQVDVLQTSSESVGAAKATTIGAGSIVNVALAYNEAVGAAFLEQIGAAHTELVLGSRQETVAKDKETKVGGDFQIEVTGVCTLTVGKDSKTQTGLDTEVTVVEPSSWLAKTFSLSADKFSVIVGDKLYLCVEKSGAITLAGKTITLDGSAVTAKGGKVKLLGAGSVSGRSVKNKDIEELPDADPKKPHMEFELKDEEGKPLKDVEFEIELEDGTKKSGKVDANGRARVENVPPGKYWISFPKLDGNLGRG
- a CDS encoding LysM peptidoglycan-binding domain-containing protein; this encodes MPPFSLLLLVLASVPPSRDAVPTPSVPPAMRAPGAEDKPMRVAGAAQEPAVPIQSAEEILKDLANEPTEDAGAAEEDEASEESTELEELRALEGATLDPGARPNAEVLQSLRRLGMANPLRLRMLDALEEPTFREDEETGELPLMTDLSNFDVSRVQARYDIPVEMQPLVAQYIQFFQGPGRKWFSKWVSRSTRYLPVMQPILEAHGLPRDTVYLAMIESGFSPTAYSWAHASGPWQFIASTGRQYGLRQDFWVDERRDPIKATYAAARYLKDLYAELGHWYLAWAGYNTGSGRVRRLMERLGTNDFWAISSPAEKGLALETRHYVPKLIAAALIAKHPAAFGFSEQEFVYEQPLTFDEVKLTDATDLDVIARAAGVSVAQIQDLNPELRRWCTPPATAKNPYVLRLPKGSAQQFAENFARLSPKERLTFRVHKVKRGDTLSQIALTYGTAPEAILQMNRLKSVRTLRVNAELVIPVPAVRGGGKPAGGASALARKVAQARRSGVSVLRPEDEVPAGTPRGPVATGPIKTETINGRKRVTYGVQSGDSLWAIAQRFQVNVDDIRKWNNLTVRASKKALKVGSVLYLWPDNAPKQVEERAGTVIAQRAPAGNAGRPSGVHELAAGESLWSVAQRYGVSVEDIKRWNNIKDTTRLPTGLRLVVKAP
- a CDS encoding response regulator, translated to MQEKRKILLIDDSEITLAMEKAVLEARGYEVVATSTLMEFEKTLQTWKPDLILTDIHMPEAKGTDICRTLKNEYGTQDIPIILFSSLPDDELSKLAEQVGADGSLSKVNGLEKMGEKIDELVQSIIW